The following nucleotide sequence is from Strix uralensis isolate ZFMK-TIS-50842 chromosome 15, bStrUra1, whole genome shotgun sequence.
GACATTGCAGCCTGGATGCATTATTTGCTGTTAATCATGATTACTCATATTCATATGTTTACCCAAATAATTGCTTCTGATAAGGGCTGCAGATTTATAGGGGGCCATGGAGAGGAGTGGGCCAGTGGCGCATCGTAGCCGTGAGACAGCTGAGAGCCTGGAGTGACCACGGTTAGGTGAGTACGCTGTGCTGACACGGTCAGGCTGGACAGGctgccttctcctctctttcagcTTTTGGGTGGTGGATTTTAGGCCTCTGTGACACTTTGCTGAGCCATTGCCATGAGGCCATCCACCTCCTGAACAGCAATGCTGGTAATATGTGGGGTTTTCCTCCTCTGCATCAACCAGAGGAAAGAACAGAGCCCAAACAGCAGCTAGACCGGATGGCTTCCAGAAATACGTGGTCTATAGTTTTAGGTAGAGCACAACAATGGGCAGGAGCAAGAAGGTGCGCAAACCGGCTGTGTACCAGCCTTTTGGGAAGCTCTCTTAGAGGTCCTGCTCCTCCAGGGTGGTGGGAGCCTTGATTCAGCAAGGTCTTGGGGTGCAATCTGACATTTCAGCAGTCAGACTTGTCTGCTGGAAAGGTCAGAGATGCTCCCAGGTCCTGCGCTGGCTGGGTGCACACTTGTTCAGCTAAAGGTCCAAGTTAGCTATGGAGTTTGCATTTCTTGAAAGCCAGCATCACTGGGGAGGGCAATAAAAAGCCCGGAAGTATCTTAAGAAGGTTAAACAGCTCTACTGTGACCACACTGAAGATCTACCTCCTCCCTGGGGtctgactgattaaaaaaaccaatgcAACACATCATTGATACACAGGGGAAGTTCCCCAACAGCCATTACTGATCCTAGCTACTTCAGCAAGCAAATATGATCTGCACAGGGAAGACAAAATTATGTCcagaaagggaaaagacaagTCAATCCACTGGATTAGCAGTTAGAAATGTTACGAAGAGAGGGGAAACTCTGGAACTAGGGATGGGGTTTAAAATGGGCTCTTAAATGTGGTGCTCCAAGACAAATGTCAGCCCAGGGTTGGCACAAGAAAGGCCGAAATGCTGTGGTGAGATCCTGGCTGGGGGTCAAGGCGTTGCATGGCAGGTATTGTACAGAGGAAAGGACAGACTCAGGACCCAGGTTTCCCTTCCCTGAAAGGTGGTGTGCTCTGGGTTTGGTGGCTGTTTTCAGCTCTTCCACATCCTTCGGCTGGGAAGTGGTACTGTGGGGTCTGTTTTGTTTGGGCTCCAAAAAGAAACTGATCTTTGAAACATCCTTCTTGTTTTACCTATTCCATCCCCCTCAAAGCCAAATCTGGCAGGCAAACACAACACTAAAGCATCAGAAGTGTGTGTGAGATGAAGCTTATGGCTCCTTAATCATGCAAAATCTCACACCTGTCTGCTCTGAAACCCCCATTAAATATTTGTGCTGTGGCTTACAGTGAATAAATTTCTGTACAAGTCCCCCCCTTGTCCTTCCTCCTCTTGCCTCTTCTCATCCTGCTGTATCTCTAGAGTAATAAACAGGCCCAGAAGGGCAGCTAGAAAGTGTTCAGGAAACTCTGACAGCCCTTTAATTCTCTTTGTACTGTCTAGTATCAGACTAAAGTAAAACCAAAGTGGGAGGACTTTGATATTGGGTTAGCAAGTACTGTTGGAGAGTTTCCAGGACAGTGACTAAGAAAGCCAGGTTTGCTTctttgcaggaggaaggaggtaTATTATAAATTACAGATGTGCCTTCTGTGTAATCCTTCGGGAAATGTGAGTACGCTCTTATAAAGGCACATACACATCTCTGGAGGCACAGGGCTGCAAAAAGAGCCtggaaacaaaagggaaaaacatccAATGGCTTGTGATAAAcaaaatatgcttttcttttggttttatttctgtaagaaGACAAAATACAGGGTTCTGCTGCTACTGAAAAtgtgtgttatttctttttttccttcttgaaagaTTAGAGGATAGGCACTTATCATCCCACACAAGAGCCCTTCCCTTTCCGTGTGTGTAAATGAACTTTTATTTGGTACATGccattttttttgtctgaaaaaaccTGAACAGCTTTCTCCTGGGCATCCTCTAGATATACTAGTAGCTGTCTGGGACGGATGTTTTCATGGGCACTTTAAATCTTCTCCCTGAAGGCTCAGCTCTCAGAGACTTATCGTAGAATGGGGTTTATTCCATGGTGTTGTGCAGCTGATGGATTAACTCACATGATACCTCCCTGTGTATTCAAGGCATATTACACTGACTCACAGCAAACTCCAGCACAGACGTCATCTCACACAGCCAACCTCTGAGCCGTGTTCCAGGACTGTGTGGTGGCGGGATAACAACTACAAACAACTTCCAACTAACTGGCAATATGATTTGAATTGTTCATCTtgtacattttaaagaaatactatcTTTGCTGGCAGGAATTCCTGCCTACTTTAGTTATAGTGGTGTTATTTATACAGCCATGTCTTCTGTGTGGCATGTGAACTGTACCAGACAAGGACCAAGGtcatttgttctgctgcttaTAAAACCTTGTGCTTTAATTCAGGAGAGAACATGGTTTCCCTGATGACTGGTCTGTGGCAGCTAATTATTCCCATGATTGTCCTATCACACTTCTCAGCATCTCTGCCATCCCGGGAGAGGTAAGCATTTCTTGTGcctctgcttcctttttcacTGTGGCTTTTTGTTCGAAGAGCCTGCTAGCTATAAAGTCAGCCTTTTATCTGTCTTTCTTCCAGAACTTGCATCTGCTTGGCTGTTGgaattttttcttccctaaattgATTTAGCTAAATGAGTGCAAATGTTGTAAACATTTTTTCTCACTTAAGAATGGAAACATTGATTTTACTTAATCCAGGAGAAAAATCAGGACCCCAAACAGATCaaactacagtaaaaaaaacACTCTTGAGTCTGTTTTCCTGCTAGGTCCTTATACAGGCTGATAGAGGTGGAAGTTTCTAATAGCCTAGTGAGGAAGTTTTCCTCTGTGATGGTtaacaaagatatttcttttaaacTCCTATAAGATTTGCCCTTTTTTTGTGAAACTTTGCCAAATTGGAACAAATTCTTGCCCATCTTTGTTTGGGACCCTCTTTCCTTGAGGGAGCAGTTTTAAATGCCTGTTCTCTGGTCTTAAAACCAtgccttttctcttctgcttcccaggactGAGAGACATGCTGATGGGCTCTTCCACAGTGAGCTCAGCAAGATGAATGGCAATGCCTACGTGCAGCAGCTAGTCAAACACCTGGTGGGCCTCAAGGAGAGGTAAGGACCAGCCAAAAACACCCTCCTGGTGCATGGAAGTCTCCAGTGGGAGGTGAGAGCCCAGTAATAAGGGGATGCCCATGGGGCTGAGCTGTTTCCAGCTCCAGAGCCAGGCTGAGCACTGGCCTCATCCAGAAGATGCCCAAGATGAAAGGAGACAGAAGAGGAGAAGGGGAGTGATACAGGGctccttggtgggggggggggggagagaaattTCTGTGTCTTGTGATAAGTCCCACAGCTGGAAGGAGCAGCCGTTGTACTGTATTTTCCCTGACACAGGTCCCAGAGGCACTCAGATGGACTGTTTACCAGTGAATACAGCAAGATGAGAGGAAATGCTCAGGTTCAGAAATTCATTCAAAATCTCATGGGCCGCAAGCGCAGGTAAGAGCTCTGCTTCCTGGGGAATGGGAAGGCAGCTTGGGCCAtgcaggctgcagggaggcaggTCTCTGCTCCAGGGAAAGGGGGGTGGCATGGCCAGTGGTTTGGAAAACTCAAGAAAAGGGcaggcaggctggggctgggactgggactgggacTCCTCCTGCCAGGCTGCGCCTGGAGCTGCTGTGCAATAGCAGAGATACCCACCAGCCTGTCTTGCCTGTCACAGCCGGCAAAGCGGGACACAAACCTCCTCACTGAGGCCATTTCTAAGCATAAAACATTATCTATTGCATATGCATATCAATCTTAATCCATAGGACACGAAACTTTATATCAGATCACAGCCTaggattttttgtttgcattttgatttAGCCTTTTGGGgaaagttgtaggtgatttaCCTACTTCAAATAAAGTACCCGAGAAACAGCAGATAAACGGGCTCTGTAACAGAATGAGGAAGACCTCTGGGTTTCACAGTCCCCACCCAGGGCTCTGACTGCCAAACTGGGCAGGCTTTAGACATAATCATATCTATGGCCAATATGGGGTCTTGCATCCAGCCGAAATATGGGGCCACTGAGGCCACATGTACGAGCACATCATCAGTTATAGGTGGTGCACCGTGATACAACTCACAACTGCTGCTGCCCTTGCCGCTGGTATGTTATCAAGGGACAACATTGCCTGGAGAGATTTTTCTTCAAGCTCAGTCCTTTCTTGATGGCAGAGACATAGCACATTGATTCCTTCCCATCTGTTCAGGGTGCTTTGATATTTTCTGGGGCATGCACCACTAACAAAATCCTGGCAGAGGTAGTagatttttaatttccaaatgcTGGAAAAAGGTACACATCCATGGATGGAAGGACATGTCGGTACTGGGTAATGAGGCAGAGTGCAAGTGCATATTAAAACCTGTCCCTTTGCCAGCCAGAAAGCATCTGAGCCTGATTTGAAGAggatacttctttttcttcctgcacagCTATGGTGACAGTCAGCAGGTTAACAGAGCATGGACCATGCAGCAGATCCCTGGAGGGGTGAACCCGCCTTCCAGAGAGCAGCGCTGCTTTACAGCTGTGGTGGTTACActgtttgttggtttgtgggtttgttttatttttttaaaaataattattaattttctCTATCTAAACCAGCTCTCCAGGCCCAGCCAATGCAGATGtgcaggggagagaggaagaaaacagccatGAGGAACTTTGCTTTATGTGGTTGTACCAGAGCTTTCTAAACACCAGGTAGCTGGGACAGATTTCTCATCTCTATGGCCCTAGTCACCAAAGTTTTGAAGCCGAAAGAAGACTTTTAGTAACTTGTAAATGCCCAGTTTTTGCCCCAAGTGCAGAAATCTGACGTAATGCAGCAGATCAGAAGGGCTCAGCTGATATCCTCAAAAATAACCTCAAAAATGGGAAGGGTGGAAGATTTTTAGAATTGTCCgtattttaaaatcacttctgCCTCATTCCCCATCAGCTTGTGAGGCACTGTCTGGGGGACTGTCATTGCTGAATTGCAGCCCTCCATCCCACAGTTTTGTACCTCCTGTCACCCTGTCAGCAGCCACACCCCCAGGGGTGGTTTGCAGAGCTAGAAAAGCGAATGCTTCAGTCTAACGGCAAGGTGGAGTGCAGCTGTGTGCAATCTCAACCGATTTCCATGCCTGTGTTCAGGGTTATCTCTATTTCTACATGCCAAACCCGCCTGGCATTCAGTTTTGCCTTACCTAAAGCACAGCTGGCATTGAGATTTACAGCTAAGAAGTGGCATATAAAAGCCAgttattaaaaatactaaaacccagggaaatgaaataatatttttttctaatcacAGAGTTGTCATCCTGGACTGAAACAATTGTTCATCCCATTCGGAAACCTAACAGTTAAAACAGAAAGCCTTTGCTACCCTGTCTTGATTCAATTAGTGATTCAAACAGACATTTCAGGATGGGCTGTCCCAGCATCTGGACATTGTCTCTTCCTAGTGACCAACCACTTCCCATTAGACATCTCATTGTTAAATCACTAAAATTAGGGGGAATAACTGTCCCTTAGTACCTATTGTCCCCTTAGTACCTCTTGTCCACATAGATTAAACTGGGATGGTAACACCAAGAGGCTCGTCTGTGCCTTTGTGGggtgcctggctgcaggcagccatgATGTGGGTCCCTCCATCATACATCTGCTCCCTGGAGTCACCTTTGAATTTTACGAGGTGACCTTGTCACACTTCTGGCAGTCTGTGCCCCCAGCAATAACAAACTATCactcattttttcccttccaacaGCCACTCAGACAGTGATGCCAGGGAAGCTGCTGCAATTACCAGCCGGTATGTTTGTCCCATCTCTAAGCAGCTGGTTGCAGACATGAAGGAAGACACAGACAGTTTCGACTGaaggtgaaaggaaagaaacagccaAGGAGACAGTTTTGCATGTATATAGCCTTGAAAATAAACAGGGAATCTACtgaatttgcttaggaaaaactCTTGAGATCAGCAAATAAAAATTCTGGAAAGCAGCCAAAATCCAGTAAAACCTCTTAGATTATAGAGTGAAACACATGTCAGTGTGAATTGTTGTCAGTAGATGGAGCCTAAATGAAGCACATCACTTCCACTTCATGTTAGCATCTGGCTGCCTGCTTCTGAAGTCTAATAAAGATTTGTTAGCTACGCCTGTGCTTCGGCTCCTCTTTGGGAAACAGTAATAAGGGCGGTACCATTACTAGGTGTTGGAATTAGGAATTCGAGCGGGGGGGCGAGAGGGATTTTGCCAGGCTTCGCCCCACCCGAGGGAATGCTACCAggcttcccccctcccccgccatGAGGCATCTTGGCACTGGTTGCAGCCCCCGGCCATATCTTGGTGGCTGGGACCTggccctgcccacagcccagctgtACAAAGAGGGCAGCATCGGGGTCTCCCGTTAGCAGAAACTCAGCCAGGTGCTAGATGTGATTGCAAAGAAATATACTGAGAGCTGCACAACATAGATACACACTGTAAATATTGTTTCCGCTCCATTGTGCCCCTGTAGTTACTGGCTCAGCTTTCTCATAGCCACTAAAGATAAAGCTCCACTAGGAGGAATTTGCTGCCATTTAATGAGGTTTACACGTCACCCCTGCACCACGCTGCCTGGCAGATTCCCTCCTCTGATAGaacagtgtcctggtttcggctgggatagagctaaatagtgctgtgttttggcttCAGTAtgtttcttagcaacaactgaaaacatcagtgtattatcaacattcatCTCATACTGAACAGCACTactctagctactaagaagaaaaattagctctatctcagctgaaaccaggacaaacagAAACACCACCTTTCCTGTAAAACCAAAAGACTTTGAAGAGCAGCCCTAAAACAAGGCATCTTCAGCTGCAATCATGTGTGCTTACTGCAGAACTGCTCAGTCCATTCTGCACCATCAGTTTTCACCATTTGCGATGTACCTGACATCTGCAAAGCAGCTCATTGCTCTCAAATGTTCATCTAAGCACCCATTCCCTAACCGTGATGCTGAAATGCTGCTCTCATGGACCTTAGCAGTTGTTTATTTTGGTCTATAGGAAATCTCTGCTAGGAAAGTGACCTCTTGGAGAACTTTTGGAAGGAGTGTTGACAGTCTGTATCTTGTTAAGTCACTAATGGCCATCTGGCTGAAATGCAGCACCTGAGAACTTTCTGAAATCAACTGGGATTTTAAAAGGAGCAGTGAGAACAGCTGTCCCTCTTCTCCTCCTACACAATGGGCAAGTTGAAAACAATGGTCTTTCTTTACACAAGGGGCCAAACGCCTTGCCATGTGATATTTGGCTCTGAAAAATTTACTCAGAAAAAGACAGGACAAGACAGTGGAATAACATGCTATTGAGGCTTCAGGAAGCTGCTGAGGTGTAAATCATTGGAGCCTGGATGGAGATTCTGGGGAGCAGCACTCCAAAGAGCCACTGGTAGAAGGAGATGTGTGTTGTCTCTACAAAGTTGCTGGGCAATCACTGGGCTGCAGCGGAGCCCCATCACTGTTTCTGGATCCACTCTGCTCACCTTGTGATGGTACTGTAGTGTGGTGGGAGTAACAAGATTGTCTTGGAACCATAACTGATTATCTCAACCCAAGGGCTTACACAGGGCCTAGCTCCTTCCTCTACCATCCAAACAGAAGAGCAGCCAAGATGGCTTTGTCTCCACTGAAACCTTTGCCTTTTCCAGAAATAAAGATAAGGCATTTGAGAGCtggcttttaaacttttttttaaaaaaataaaatctgtttttcaggaaCAACATGACAGACTGCaacaagaagagagaaactgTAAGTCATGGGCTATCGAGCAAAACCTGTTGTAAAAGGGAACATGGACCATGCAGAAAAACCCTGGCTGAAATAAATTAGCTATAAGGGGTATAGTAGCATCATTATGACTTTTTCCAGGAAATGACCTGACCAAGACAGACCCCATCTCTGGCACATCAGAAACATAAATTCGCTCACTCCCTCCCCACTGGGAGAGGCTGGAGTATACAGACAGCTTCCCAAGCATCAGCCCTTGTCCTCCT
It contains:
- the SCT gene encoding secretin — encoded protein: MVSLMTGLWQLIIPMIVLSHFSASLPSRERTERHADGLFHSELSKMNGNAYVQQLVKHLVGLKERSQRHSDGLFTSEYSKMRGNAQVQKFIQNLMGRKRSSPGPANADVQGREEENSHEELCFMWLYQSFLNTSHSDSDAREAAAITSRYVCPISKQLVADMKEDTDSFD